A genomic segment from Orientia tsutsugamushi str. Boryong encodes:
- a CDS encoding DUF2748 family protein has protein sequence MSNLYHILHKLPAIEHEDMMVEYENLAQSLVQSGKLRVDAEPKINFVRLSEPSLNVNIAISNEELNDPKLQHHTKAMLVNIYKKIIEKDKVIHKVNQIVSVLQKKMAMQLAVEQDLLLKLARLFVQSAHPIVIHWLLLERVEVFISYSNQIGDVMDIATWKYAGQNSGMQSINGNNIAIYVSCGGNPFFFTQRYQEQSIYGDGWPAIARLQIIAAQELGHYADIYRDINANIVGRHSVNSSFTKAKPNVLHARRSDLSRCYKILQNLECVGLNSLITYEKSVKFYRKNKVKGIKLLWARLLSFFYKQKLYFMIKQEDFIFVKVYKNEQYSGLMLKAMILDMISNLEPKAEVYKRDDPDAEEAIACVEALARVPQQVIKWGHITTMSIMQDLYYIYYKQVIPSLIDRYQYITGKPYMRNLNYVSQTLKYRIKKLWPFFKKTSLPSREV, from the coding sequence ATGTCAAATTTATATCATATACTTCATAAACTACCAGCTATAGAACATGAAGACATGATGGTTGAATATGAAAATTTAGCTCAATCTTTAGTACAATCAGGAAAGCTACGAGTTGATGCTGAACCAAAAATCAATTTTGTTCGTTTATCTGAACCTAGCTTGAATGTTAATATTGCTATTTCAAATGAGGAGCTTAATGATCCTAAGCTTCAGCATCATACTAAAGCAATGCTAGTTAATATTTATAAGAAAATAATAGAAAAAGATAAAGTCATTCATAAAGTTAATCAGATAGTTAGTGTTTTACAGAAAAAAATGGCTATGCAGCTTGCAGTAGAACAGGATCTACTACTTAAATTAGCAAGGTTATTTGTACAATCAGCCCATCCAATAGTAATTCATTGGCTGCTATTAGAACGAGTAGAAGTATTTATATCCTATTCAAACCAGATAGGAGATGTTATGGATATTGCTACCTGGAAATATGCTGGTCAAAATAGTGGTATGCAAAGTATCAATGGAAATAATATAGCAATATATGTTTCATGTGGTGGTAATCCATTCTTTTTTACTCAACGCTATCAAGAGCAATCTATTTATGGCGATGGTTGGCCAGCGATAGCAAGACTGCAAATCATTGCAGCACAAGAATTGGGGCATTATGCTGATATTTACCGCGATATTAATGCTAATATTGTTGGCCGACATTCAGTTAATTCATCTTTTACAAAGGCTAAACCTAATGTTTTACATGCAAGGCGTAGCGATTTATCCAGATGCTATAAAATTCTACAAAACCTTGAGTGTGTAGGACTTAATAGCTTAATTACTTATGAAAAATCAGTAAAATTTTATCGTAAAAATAAAGTTAAAGGTATTAAACTATTATGGGCTAGACTGTTAAGTTTTTTCTATAAGCAAAAGCTTTATTTTATGATCAAACAAGAAGATTTTATATTTGTTAAAGTCTATAAAAATGAGCAATATTCTGGCTTAATGTTAAAAGCAATGATTCTTGATATGATCTCAAACTTAGAACCAAAAGCTGAGGTTTATAAAAGAGATGATCCTGATGCTGAGGAAGCTATTGCTTGCGTTGAAGCTTTAGCTAGGGTACCGCAGCAAGTAATAAAATGGGGACATATAACTACAATGTCAATAATGCAAGATCTGTATTATATTTACTATAAGCAGGTAATTCCATCATTAATTGATAGATATCAGTATATTACAGGAAAACCTTATATGCGAAATCTGAATTATGTTAGCCAAACTCTCAAATATAGAATAAAGAAATTATGGCCATTTTTTAAAAAAACTTCTTTACCTTCTCGTGAAGTTTAA